The following are encoded together in the Oscarella lobularis chromosome 10, ooOscLobu1.1, whole genome shotgun sequence genome:
- the LOC136191986 gene encoding T-complex protein 1 subunit gamma-like — translation MMRMPGGPGGQILVLKESTKRESGFKVQLSNVSAAKMIADVIRTCLGPKSMLKMLMDPTGGIVMTNDGNAILREITVEHPAAKTLIEISRTQDEEVGDGTTSVIILAGEMMSVAEPFLHEQMHPTVIISAFRQALEDIVKITKETLSKPVDVTDKKTLMKIVKSSLGTKMLGGWGDLPCEIALDAVQTIRMEEGGRLEVDIKRYARVEKIPGGSIEDSKVLNGVMVNKDVTHPKMRRKIENPRIVLLDCSLEYKKGESQTNLELSKEEDFARILQLEEDFIRDQCDRILAVKPDLVITEKGVSDLAQHFMVKKNVSVIRRVRKTDNNRIARVCGATIVNRTEELREEDVGTECGLFEIKKIGDEYFTYLVDCKNPKACTIVLRGASKDVLHEVDRNLQDAMHAARNIHVNPHLVPGGGALEMALSRALNEKAKSVGGVQQLPYKAVARALEVIPHTLIRNCGGNSIRTLTKLRAKHASGEFSTWGINGENGSLVDMEEYGIWDPAAVRLQCYKTAIETAILLLRIDDIVSGGVKKASDAAKKAPEKEKEEQPPPKDDAN, via the exons ATGATGCGAATGCCAGGAGGGCCCGGCGGCCAAATATTAGTTCTAA AAGAAAGCACGAAGCGCGAGAGCGGCTTCAAAGTCCAATTGAGCAACGTCTCTGCAGCGAAA ATGATCGCTGACGTGATAAGAACGTGCCTCGGACCGAAATCGATGCTCAAG ATGCTGATGGATCCGACAGGGGGCATAGTGATGACGAATGACGGGAATGCAATTCTGAGAGAA attacCGTGGAACATCCGGCTGCGAAAACGCTCATTGAAATCAGTCGAACgcaagacgaagaagtgggAGATGGAACGACATCCGTCATAATCTtag CCGGTGAAATGATGAGCGTTGCTGAGCCATTTTTACATGAACAAATGCATCCGACTGTCATCATTTCCGCCTTTCGTCAAGCCCTAGAGGACATTGTTAAAATCACCAAGGAAACGCTTAGCAAACccgttgacgtcacagacAAAAAAACCTTGATGAAAATAGTGAAAAGTTCTCTTGGAACGAAAATGCTGGGAGGATg gGGTGATTTGCCTTGTGAAATTGCTCTTGATGCCGTGCAGACGATTCGTATGGAGGAAGGTGGACGACTGGAAGTTGATATCAAACGATATGCCCGCGTGGAGAAAATTCCCGGAGGTAGTATTGAAGATTCCAAAGTTTTGAATGGGGTCATGGTGAATAAAGACGTCACTCATCCCAAGATGAGAAG aaaaattgaaaatccGAGAATCGTTTTGTTGGATTGTTCTTTGGAATATAAGAAGGGAGAAAGTCAAACTAATTTGGAATtgtcaaaagaagaagattttgC gaGAATTCTTCAATTGGAAGAGGATTTCATCCGGGATCAATGTGATAGAATTCTCGCAGTGAAACCGGATCTTGTCATTACGGAAAAGGGCGTGTCCGATCTAGCCCAGCATTTCATGgtcaagaaaaacgtctccGTCATACGCAGAGTCAGAAAAACGGACAACAATAGAATAGCAAG AGTGTGTGGGGCTACAATTGTGAATCGTACTGAAGAACTacgcgaagaagacgtcggcACGGAGTGCGGACTATtcgaaattaaaaaaataggAGACGA GTATTTTACTTACTTGGTGGATTGTAAAAATCCCAAGGCGTGTACGATCGTCTTGCGCGGCGCCAGCAAGGATGTTCTCCATGAAGTGGATCGCAATCTCCAGGATGCAATGCATGCAGCTCGAAATATTCACGTGAATCCCCATCTTGTTCCCGGAGGTGGGGCCCTTGAGATGGCTCTTTCTCGCGCTCTCAACGAGAAGGCGAAATCCGTGGGCGGGGTCCAACAGTTACCTTATAAGGCAGTTGCCAGGGCCTTAGAAGTCATACCCCATACGCTGATTCGAAATTGCGGGGGAAATTCAATTCGAACACTCACCAAATTACGG gctaAGCATGCTTCCGGTGAGTTTAGCACGTGGGGTATCAATGGAGAGAATGGGAGTCTCGTTGATATGGAGGAGTATGGGATATGGGACCCAGCTGCAGTGAGACTACAGTGCTATAAGACAGCTATTGAG ACTGCTATATTGTTGCTGCGCATTGATGACATTGTATCGGGTGGGGTGAAGAAGGCGAGTGACGCGGCGAAAAAGGCCccggaaaaggaaaaggaagagcaGCCACCACCCAAAGATGATGCTAACTAG
- the LOC136191999 gene encoding large ribosomal subunit protein eL36-like, producing MSEKYPNVSEMAVGLNKGHKVTKNPQKERQSRRKGRLNKKVKFVRDIIREVSGFAPYEKRAMELIKVGRDKRALKFIKNRLGNHTRSKRKRDDLSAAIQQMRKAQAQK from the exons ATGTCGGAAAAGTATCCAAACGTCAGCGAAATGGCCGTGGGCCTCAACAAGGGCCACAAAGTGACGAAGAACCCGCAAAAGGAGAGACAATCGCGACGAAAGGGG CGCCTAAACAAAAAGGTGAAATTCGTACGAGACATAATCCGAGAAGTGAGCGGCTTCGCTCCGTACGAAAAACGAGCCATGGAACTGATAAAGGTCGGACGAGACAAGAGAGCGCTAAAATTCATCAAAAATAGG TTGGGAAACCATACGcgatcgaaaagaaagcgagacgACCTTTCGGCGGCTATACAGCAGATGAGAAAGGCGCAAGCGCAAAAATAA
- the LOC136191985 gene encoding asparagine--tRNA ligase, cytoplasmic-like, giving the protein MTEKLTLKEVYTSEKEGNDETGDGSEVKPFKTVLQALRSHGTEPIPKIYVDSKKPEEQKWEEVSQAQLKKQKKSLEVEKRKLAKKSEQDEAKAKQEALDAERHAKNLEESKKIKIEPDPTLPDAKEAKIRDLEMFREKRVKVYAWVHSLRRQGKNLMFLVLRDGTGFLQSVFTDKLCAIYEALILTTECTVTVYGTIKAVPEGKSAPGGHELQADYWELMGTAPAGGTDNAVNRESNIDIMLDQRHLVLRWEMPANIMKLRSVVSKCFRDHFFENGYFEVTPPTLVQTQVEGGATLFKFNYFGEEAFLTQSSQLYLETVLPSMGDVFCIAQSYRAELSRTRRHLAEYTHVEAECPFIKFDDLLNRMEFLICDVAQRVVDSPFGDLLKQINPDFKVPKRPFMRMPYAEAIKWLHENNVTKDDGTFYEFGEDIPEAPERKMTDAINEPIFLHGFPADIKSFYMMKSKGDKRITESVDLLMPGVGEIIGGSMRIWDLDELLAGYKREGIDPTPYYWYTDQRKYGTCPHGGYGLGLERYLTWMLNRHHIRDVCLYPRFIERCKP; this is encoded by the exons ATGACAGAAAAGCTGACTCTAAAAG AAGTCTATACGTCGGAGAAGgaaggaaacgacgaaactgGAGACGGATCGGAAGTAAAACCATTCAAAACCGTTCTTCAG GCGTTGAGAAGCCACGGAACGGAACCAATTCCAAAAATCTACGTCGATTCGAAAAAACCGGAAGAACAa AAGTGGGAAGAAGTGTCGCAGGCTCAAttgaaaaagcagaaaaagtcGTTGGAAgttgagaagagaaagctcGCAAAGAAATCGGAACaggacgaagcgaaagcgaaacaGGAGGCGTTGGACGCCGAACGTCACGCCAAGAACCTAGAGGAATCAAAAAAGATTAAAATCGAACCGGACCCGACGCTCCCGGAtgcaaaagaagcgaaaattcGCGATTTGGAGATGTTtagagagaagagagtcaaagtttacgcgTGGGTTCATTCGCTGAGAAGACAGg GAAAGAATTTGATGTTTTTGGTGCTACGCGATGGAACGGGTTTCCTCCAATCTGTTTTTACAGACAAATTG tGTGCTATTTATGAGGCTTTGATTTTGACTACTGAATGTACTGTGACAGTCTATGGTACTATCAAAGCAGTGCCTGAAGGAAAATCA gcTCCTGGGGGTCATGAGCTTCAAGCTGACTACTGGGAATTGATGGGGACTGCACCAGCTGGTGGCACGGATAATGCCGTCAATAGA gaaTCGAATATTGATATCATGCTGGATCAACGTCATCTAGTCCTAAGATGGGAAATG CCTGCTAATATAATGAAATTGAGATCAGTTGTTAGCAAATG TTTCAGAGATCATTTTTTTGAGAATGGTTACTTTGAAGTGACCCCGCCCACTCTCGTACAAACGCAAGTGGAAGGAGGAGCAACTCTattcaaattcaattacTTCGGCGAAGAA GCTTTTCTTACGCAATCTTCTCAGCTTTATTTGGAGACTGTGTTGCCAAGTATGGGTGACGTTTTCTGCATTGCGCAATCGTATAGAGCGGAGCTGTCTCGGACAAGACGTCACTTGGCTGAATATACTCACGTTGAAGCCGAGTGTCCCTTCATCAAGTTCGATGATCTTCTCAACAGAATGGAATTTCTc attTGCGATGTTGCGCAGAGGGTCGTTGATTCTCCCTTTGGGGATCTCTTGAAGCAAATTAATCCT GATTTCAAGGTTCCAAAAAGACCTTTCAT gcgcATGCCCTATGCGGAAGCGATCAAGTGGCTACATGAGAACAATGTGacaaaagacgacggcacATTTTATGAATTTGGAGAG GATATTCCGGAAGCGCcggaaagaaaaatgacTGATGCAATCAATGAG cctATTTTTCTGCATGGCTTCCCGGCTGATATCAAGTCATTTTACATGATGAAATCGAAAGGAGACAAAAGAATCACGGAATca GTTGATCTTCTCATGCCGGGAGTGGGAGAAATCATAGGAGGATCAATGAGGATATGGGACTTG GATGAATTGCTGGCTGGAtacaaaagagaaggaatCGATCCAACTCCTTATTACTGGTACACAGACCAG AGAAAATACGGGACCTGTCCTCACGGTGGCTATGGATTGGGCTTGGAACGCTATCTCACGTGGATGCTCAACCGTCATCACATCCGGGACGTTTGCCTATATCCAAGATTCATTGAAAGGTGCAAGCCTTGA